A single Ciona intestinalis chromosome 14, KH, whole genome shotgun sequence DNA region contains:
- the LOC100186130 gene encoding multiple inositol polyphosphate phosphatase 1-like: protein MAISAQLLQVCCISFFFIGPYRSTLNSHQTLANDWFKKYLATKTPYASKPEDSLYDQRPWIASEIPKDYKVLHIDALYRHGTRFPSKQKLLVWWEQLSGLNRTIDNKILAETLSIWNQSFPNHRHYTLHKTGWIEHENLAANLYKMAPQLFKSILHTNDRQSSLHVLSSHKIRVLASARAFLSQLLCLVEQGKCERYQPWKVLEDTADVTYSGVEVQVNRSQLRPFDSCSRYEKLMHENEAGSSEYNKFFLSSHWQALKREISAHFNGYNVADADVLSLYQLCAFDLALYGRNELCANFSEYFFELLEYASDLKHYYKTGYGFGINYHLACPILEDMLFKLDKAVQAGGSTNGSVVLRFGHAETLIPFLCLLGLYKDDTPLTAQSFSLHRNARKFRTGTFSPFAGNIALVLYSSHHNEKMLLSIVLNERVLKLPYADCHYCDYTAFRKLLASRLEGINCNKVCD from the exons TCACCAGACTTTGGCTAATGACTGGTTCAAGAAGTATTTGGCCACCAAAACACCCTACGCATCCAAGCCAGAAGATTCCCTTTATGACCAACGCCCATGGATTGCGTCCGAAATTCCCAAG GACTACAAAGTGCTTCATATTGATGCGCTTTACCGACATGGGACCAGGTTCCCTAGCAAGCAGAAGTTATTAGTCTGGTGGGAGCAATTGAGCGGGCTGAATAGGACCATTGACAACAAGATCTTGGCCGAAACGTTATCA ATATGGAATCAATCGTTTCCAAATCACCGCCATTACACTTTGCACAAGACAGGCTGGATTGAGCATGAAAATTTAGCCGCAAACTTGTATAAGATGGCGCCACAGTTATTTAAGAGCATTCTGCATACCAATGACCGACAAA GCTCTCTGCATGTTCTTTCCAGCCATAAGATAAGAGTCCTAGCGAGTGCCCGAGCTTTTCTCTCTCAGCTTTTATGTCTAGTGGAACAAG GGAAGTGCGAGAGGTATCAGCCATGGAAAGTTCTAGAAGATACGGCTGATGTGACGTATTCAGGAGTAGAGGTGCAAGTCAACCGGTCCCAACTACGCCCATTTGATTCGTGCTCACG GTATGAAAAGCTTATGCACGAGAACGAGGCTGGTTCTTCTGAATACAACAAATTCTTCCTTTCTAGCCATTGGCAAGCACTGAAGCGAGAAATATCCGCTCATTTTAATG GTTACAACGTAGCAGACGCGGATGTTCTATCATTATACCAGCTATGTGCTTTTGATCTGGCGCTGTACGGACGAAACGAGCTATGTGCAAACTTTAGTGAATACTTCTTCGAG CTGCTAGAGTACGCCTCGGACTTAAAACACTATTACAAAACCGGCTACGGGTTTGGCATAAATTACCACCTAGCTTGCCCTATTTTAGAAGATATGCTATTTAAGCTGGATAAGGCCGTACAAGCTGGCGGATCCAC AAATGGGTCCGTCGTGCTACGATTCGGACATGCTGAGACCTTGATTCCTTTTCTGTGTTTGTTGGGGTTATACAAGGACGATACACCACTTACCGCACAGAGTTTTTCATTACACCGCAACGCCCGAAAATTTCG GACCGGAACATTTAGTCCATTTGCTGGTAACATTGCGCTTGTGTTGTACAGCTCGCACCACAATGAGAAGATGTTGCTTTCAATCGTACTTAACGAGAGAGTGTTAAAATTACCATACGCCGATTGCCACTACTGTGACTACACTGCTTTTCGTAAATTACTTGCCAGCCGTTTGGAAGGAATCAATTGTAATAAAGTTTGCGATTAA